A region of Streptomyces cinnamoneus DNA encodes the following proteins:
- the argJ gene encoding bifunctional glutamate N-acetyltransferase/amino-acid acetyltransferase ArgJ, which translates to MSVTAAKGFTASGIAAGLKDSGSPDLALVVNQGPRLAAAGVFTANRVKAAPVLWSQQVLKGGRVSAVVLNSGGANACTGPGGFQDTHATAEKAARVLGHNAGEIAVASTGLIGVRLPMDKLLTGLDKAAVELSAHGGEKAAIAIKTTDTVHKTAVAQGDGWTVGGMAKGAGMLAPGLATMLVVLTTDADVDAAGLDETLRAATRQTFDRVDSDGCMSTNDTVLLLASGASGVTPPQDAFTEAVRTVCDDLARQLIGDAEGASKDIRIEVVGAATEDDAVEVGRSIARNNLLKCALHGEDPNWGRVLSAIGTTSAAFDPDKLNVAINGVWVCRNGSIGDDRDLVDMRYREVRITADLAEGSESAVIWANDLTADYVHENSAYSS; encoded by the coding sequence GTGAGCGTCACCGCAGCAAAGGGATTCACCGCCTCCGGCATCGCCGCCGGTCTCAAGGACAGCGGCAGCCCCGACCTGGCCCTCGTGGTCAACCAGGGCCCCCGCCTGGCCGCCGCCGGCGTCTTCACCGCCAACCGCGTCAAGGCCGCGCCCGTCCTGTGGTCCCAGCAGGTCCTCAAGGGCGGCCGGGTGTCGGCCGTGGTCCTCAACTCCGGTGGCGCCAACGCCTGCACCGGGCCCGGCGGCTTCCAGGACACCCACGCCACCGCCGAGAAGGCCGCCCGGGTCCTCGGCCACAACGCCGGCGAGATCGCCGTCGCCTCCACCGGTCTCATCGGTGTCCGGCTGCCCATGGACAAGCTGCTGACGGGTCTGGACAAGGCCGCCGTCGAGCTGTCCGCGCACGGCGGCGAGAAGGCGGCCATCGCCATCAAGACCACCGACACCGTCCACAAGACCGCCGTCGCCCAGGGCGACGGCTGGACCGTCGGCGGCATGGCCAAGGGCGCCGGCATGCTCGCCCCCGGGCTCGCCACCATGCTCGTCGTCCTCACGACCGACGCCGACGTGGACGCCGCCGGCCTCGACGAGACGCTGCGCGCCGCCACCCGCCAGACCTTCGACCGGGTGGACTCCGACGGCTGCATGTCGACGAACGACACCGTGCTGTTGCTCGCCTCCGGCGCCTCCGGCGTCACGCCCCCGCAGGACGCGTTCACCGAGGCCGTGCGGACCGTCTGCGACGACCTCGCCCGTCAGCTGATCGGTGACGCCGAGGGCGCGTCCAAGGACATCCGCATCGAGGTCGTGGGCGCGGCCACCGAGGACGACGCCGTCGAGGTCGGCCGTTCGATCGCCCGGAACAACCTCCTCAAGTGCGCCCTCCACGGGGAGGACCCCAACTGGGGCCGGGTGCTCTCCGCGATCGGCACGACCTCCGCCGCCTTCGACCCCGACAAGCTCAACGTCGCCATCAACGGCGTGTGGGTCTGCCGGAACGGCTCGATCGGCGACGACCGCGACCTGGTCGACATGCGCTACCGGGAGGTCCGCATCACCGCGGACCTGGCCGAGGGCTCCGAGAGCGCCGTCATCTGGGCCAACGACCTCACCGCCGACTACGTCCACGAGAACAGCGCGTACTCCTCATGA
- the argC gene encoding N-acetyl-gamma-glutamyl-phosphate reductase, whose protein sequence is MAIHAAVAGASGYAGGEVLRLLLAHPEVRIGALTGNSNAGQRLAALQPHLPPLADRVLEATTTEALAGHDVVFLALPHGQSAEVAERLGDDVLVIDCGADFRLRDAGDWERFYGSPHAGTWPYGLPELPGARQALRGAKRVAVPGCYPTAVSLALFPAYAAGLAEPEAVIVAASGTSGAGKAAKPHLLGSEVMGSMSPYGVGGGHRHTPEMVQNLSAVAGEPVTVSFTPTLAPMPRGILATCSTKARPGVTAQAVRAAYEKAFQDEPFARLLPEGQWPATASVYGSNTALVQVALDEAAGRIVAVAAIDNLTKGTAGGAVQSMNLALGLPEELGLPATGVAP, encoded by the coding sequence ATGGCCATACACGCGGCGGTCGCCGGAGCCAGTGGATACGCGGGCGGGGAAGTCCTGCGTCTGCTCCTCGCGCACCCCGAGGTGCGCATAGGCGCCCTGACCGGGAACTCCAACGCCGGCCAGCGCCTGGCCGCGCTCCAGCCGCACCTGCCGCCGCTCGCCGACCGCGTGCTGGAGGCGACCACGACCGAGGCGCTCGCCGGGCACGACGTCGTCTTCCTGGCCCTGCCGCACGGGCAGTCGGCCGAGGTCGCCGAGCGGCTCGGGGACGACGTCCTGGTCATCGACTGCGGCGCGGACTTCCGCCTGCGCGACGCGGGGGACTGGGAGCGCTTCTACGGCTCGCCGCACGCCGGGACCTGGCCCTACGGGCTGCCCGAGCTGCCCGGCGCACGCCAGGCGCTGCGCGGCGCCAAACGCGTCGCGGTGCCCGGGTGCTACCCGACCGCCGTCTCCCTCGCGCTCTTCCCCGCCTACGCCGCCGGGCTCGCCGAGCCCGAGGCCGTGATCGTCGCCGCCTCCGGCACGTCCGGCGCCGGCAAGGCGGCCAAGCCGCACCTGCTCGGCAGCGAGGTCATGGGCTCCATGAGCCCGTACGGTGTGGGCGGCGGGCACCGGCACACCCCGGAGATGGTCCAGAACCTCTCGGCCGTCGCCGGGGAGCCCGTCACGGTGTCCTTCACCCCCACCCTGGCGCCCATGCCGCGGGGCATCCTCGCCACGTGCAGCACCAAGGCCCGGCCGGGCGTCACGGCGCAGGCCGTGCGGGCCGCGTACGAGAAGGCCTTCCAGGACGAGCCGTTCGCCCGGCTCCTGCCGGAGGGCCAGTGGCCGGCCACCGCGTCCGTCTACGGCTCGAACACCGCCCTCGTCCAGGTCGCCCTCGACGAGGCCGCCGGCCGGATCGTGGCGGTCGCCGCCATCGACAACCTCACCAAGGGCACGGCCGGCGGCGCGGTACAGAGCATGAACCTCGCCCTCGGCCTCCCCGAGGAGCTGGGCCTGCCGGCCACCGGGGTGGCGCCGTGA
- a CDS encoding TMEM175 family protein, whose protein sequence is MSEAPQGAGEAARSPAGHLVPKHRMLALTDGVTAIAMTLLVLDIELPSGLRGAELDRALGEVPSQVGTFLLSALVIALFWRAHHAALESAERIDVRLFWLNVAFLALVSLIPFPTSVLQNYGDRTLGPGLYGAVIGTVSLVVYAMEVHAHRLSAAPRRRPVPFPAQALVFLLSIGIAHISPLAAIYSWAAALPLSVLADKVAARRAGPGAGAPPH, encoded by the coding sequence GTGAGCGAAGCCCCGCAGGGCGCCGGCGAGGCTGCCCGCTCTCCGGCCGGCCACCTGGTGCCGAAGCACCGGATGCTCGCCCTCACCGACGGCGTCACCGCCATCGCGATGACCCTGCTCGTGCTCGACATCGAGCTGCCCTCGGGGCTGCGCGGCGCCGAGCTGGACCGTGCGCTCGGCGAAGTGCCCTCGCAGGTGGGGACGTTCCTGCTCAGCGCGCTGGTCATCGCCCTGTTCTGGCGGGCCCACCACGCCGCACTGGAGAGCGCGGAGCGGATCGACGTCCGGCTCTTCTGGCTCAACGTCGCCTTCCTCGCCCTGGTGTCCCTGATCCCGTTCCCCACGTCCGTCCTCCAGAACTACGGCGACCGGACCCTCGGGCCCGGCCTGTACGGAGCGGTCATCGGCACGGTCTCCCTGGTGGTGTACGCGATGGAGGTGCACGCCCACCGCCTCTCGGCCGCGCCCCGCCGGCGCCCCGTCCCGTTCCCGGCGCAGGCCCTCGTCTTCCTGCTCTCGATCGGCATCGCCCACATCTCGCCGCTCGCCGCGATCTACAGCTGGGCCGCGGCCCTGCCCCTTTCCGTGCTGGCCGACAAGGTCGCCGCCCGGCGCGCCGGGCCCGGCGCCGGGGCTCCCCCGCACTGA
- a CDS encoding beta-ketoacyl-[acyl-carrier-protein] synthase family protein codes for MGMDTDHVVVTGLGATTPLGGDVASTWSALLAGRSGIGPIEEEWAAGLPVRIAGQLAVEPTAVLDRVQARRMDRCEQVALVAAREAWADAGRPAVDPERLAVVIGTGTGGALTMLAQDDVLEASGVRRVSPHTVPMLMANGPAAWVSIELGARGGAHTPVSACASGAEAIAMGLDLIRLGRADVVVAGGAEACIGALPLAGFAQAKAHSTRNDEPQRASRPFDVDRDGFVIGEGAAVVVLERAEFAAARSARAHATLAGAGVTSDAFHITAAHPEGQVRAMRLALASAGLPPEAVGHVHAHATSTPKGDLVEAQSIGEAVGTHPAVTATKSMTGHLFGAAGSMGALAAILAVRDGVIPATQNVDTLDPEIKLDVVTGSPRRASLSAALTNSFGFGGHNASLVFTPAP; via the coding sequence ATGGGTATGGACACCGACCACGTGGTGGTCACGGGCCTGGGGGCCACGACGCCGCTCGGCGGGGACGTCGCCTCGACGTGGTCCGCCCTGCTGGCGGGCCGGTCGGGGATCGGACCGATCGAGGAGGAGTGGGCGGCCGGCCTGCCCGTGCGGATCGCCGGCCAGCTCGCGGTCGAGCCGACCGCGGTCCTGGACCGCGTGCAGGCGCGCCGCATGGACCGCTGCGAGCAGGTCGCCCTGGTGGCCGCCCGCGAGGCGTGGGCGGACGCGGGCCGCCCCGCCGTGGATCCGGAGCGGCTGGCCGTGGTGATCGGTACGGGCACCGGGGGCGCGCTCACCATGCTCGCGCAGGACGACGTCCTGGAGGCCTCCGGGGTGCGGCGGGTCTCGCCGCACACGGTGCCCATGCTGATGGCGAACGGCCCCGCCGCCTGGGTGAGCATCGAACTCGGCGCCCGGGGCGGGGCCCACACCCCGGTCAGCGCCTGCGCGTCCGGGGCCGAGGCGATCGCCATGGGCCTGGACCTGATCCGTCTCGGCCGGGCCGACGTCGTGGTGGCCGGTGGCGCCGAGGCCTGCATAGGTGCGCTGCCGCTGGCCGGCTTCGCGCAGGCCAAGGCCCATTCGACGCGCAACGACGAGCCCCAGCGGGCGTCGCGGCCCTTCGACGTCGACCGCGACGGGTTCGTCATCGGGGAGGGCGCCGCGGTGGTCGTCCTGGAGCGCGCCGAGTTCGCCGCCGCCCGGTCCGCCCGGGCCCACGCGACACTCGCCGGAGCGGGCGTCACGTCGGACGCGTTCCACATCACCGCCGCGCACCCCGAGGGGCAGGTGCGGGCGATGCGCCTGGCCCTCGCCTCCGCCGGTCTGCCGCCCGAGGCCGTCGGGCACGTCCACGCGCACGCGACGTCCACGCCCAAGGGCGACCTGGTCGAGGCCCAGTCGATCGGCGAGGCCGTCGGCACGCACCCGGCCGTCACCGCCACCAAGTCCATGACCGGCCACCTCTTCGGCGCGGCGGGCTCGATGGGGGCGCTCGCCGCGATCCTCGCGGTGCGCGACGGGGTGATCCCCGCGACGCAGAACGTCGACACGCTCGACCCGGAGATCAAGCTCGACGTCGTCACGGGCTCGCCCCGGCGGGCGAGCCTGAGCGCGGCGCTCACGAATTCCTTCGGCTTCGGCGGCCACAACGCCTCGCTGGTGTTCACACCGGCGCCCTGA
- a CDS encoding response regulator transcription factor — protein MNERATIRVLLVDDDPIVRAGLRLMLGGAPDIEVVAEAADGAEVEALVEAHTPDVVLMDIRMPTVDGLAATEALRGRPRPPEVLVLTTFHTDDHVLRALRAGAAGFVLKHTPPQRIVEAIRTVAAGEPVLSPAVTRQLIAQVSDGGHRGRAADARRRLAALADREREVAVAVGRGRSNAEIATELFMSVPTVKTHVSRILAKLALNNRVQIALLVNDAGEA, from the coding sequence GTGAACGAGCGCGCAACGATCCGCGTCCTCCTCGTCGACGACGACCCGATCGTCCGGGCCGGGCTGCGCCTGATGCTCGGCGGCGCACCCGACATCGAGGTCGTCGCCGAGGCCGCCGACGGCGCCGAGGTGGAGGCCCTCGTCGAGGCGCACACACCCGACGTCGTCCTGATGGACATCCGCATGCCCACGGTCGACGGCCTCGCCGCCACCGAAGCGCTGCGCGGCCGCCCGCGGCCCCCCGAGGTCCTCGTCCTGACCACCTTCCACACCGACGACCACGTGCTGCGCGCCCTGCGCGCGGGCGCCGCCGGCTTCGTGCTCAAGCACACCCCGCCGCAGCGGATCGTCGAGGCGATCCGCACGGTGGCCGCCGGCGAGCCGGTCCTCTCCCCGGCCGTCACCCGGCAGCTCATCGCCCAGGTCTCCGACGGCGGGCACCGCGGCCGCGCCGCAGACGCCCGCCGCCGCCTCGCCGCCCTGGCCGACCGCGAGCGGGAGGTGGCCGTGGCGGTCGGCCGGGGCAGGTCGAACGCGGAGATCGCGACGGAACTCTTCATGAGCGTCCCCACGGTCAAGACCCACGTCTCGCGCATCCTCGCCAAACTCGCCCTGAACAACCGGGTCCAGATCGCTCTCCTGGTCAACGACGCGGGGGAGGCCTAG
- a CDS encoding sensor histidine kinase, which translates to MTRHSTRALLADLGFFLFAAVFSVAVSENVVEGRNLSEEALFYDQLAGGLACAALFLRRRWPVQLAVVLLVAGAFSHFVTGPVLVAVFTVAAHRPPRVTRWVAAVAAAPLPVFLSSRPDPSLPATGSAITYFALVTAAFGWGLYVRSRARLVDELRERAERAGAEARRQVREDIAREMHDVLAHRLSLLSVHAGALEYNPGAPATEIRRASAVIRDSAHQALEDLREIIGVLRLPAGDDGPERPQPTLADLPRLVGESREAGMRVALDLRVGDAPEVPAVTGRTAYRIVQEGLTNARKHAPREEVTVTVTGDPGEGLAVEVRNAAPAPGAGTAVPGAGQGLLGLAERAGIAGGRLEHGRDEADFRLRAWLPWPARRPVG; encoded by the coding sequence ATGACCCGCCACTCCACCCGCGCCCTGCTCGCCGACCTCGGTTTCTTCCTCTTCGCGGCCGTCTTCTCGGTGGCCGTCTCCGAGAACGTCGTGGAGGGCAGGAACCTGTCCGAGGAGGCCCTGTTCTACGACCAGCTCGCCGGGGGCCTGGCCTGCGCCGCGCTGTTCCTGCGGCGGCGCTGGCCCGTCCAGCTGGCGGTGGTGCTGCTGGTGGCGGGGGCCTTCTCCCACTTCGTCACCGGGCCGGTCCTGGTGGCGGTGTTCACCGTCGCGGCGCACCGGCCGCCGCGCGTCACCCGGTGGGTCGCCGCCGTGGCGGCGGCCCCGCTCCCGGTGTTCCTGAGCAGCCGCCCCGACCCGTCCCTGCCCGCCACCGGGTCGGCGATCACCTACTTCGCGCTGGTCACGGCGGCCTTCGGTTGGGGCCTGTACGTGCGCTCGCGGGCCAGGCTCGTCGACGAGCTGAGGGAGCGCGCGGAGCGGGCGGGAGCCGAGGCGCGCCGGCAGGTGCGCGAGGACATCGCCCGGGAGATGCACGACGTGCTCGCCCACCGGCTGTCGCTGCTGAGCGTCCACGCCGGGGCGCTGGAGTACAACCCGGGCGCGCCGGCCACCGAGATCCGGCGCGCCTCCGCGGTGATCAGGGACAGCGCCCACCAGGCGCTGGAGGACCTGCGCGAGATCATCGGCGTGCTGCGGCTGCCGGCCGGCGACGACGGCCCCGAGCGTCCCCAGCCCACGCTGGCCGACCTGCCCCGGCTGGTCGGGGAGTCGAGGGAGGCCGGGATGCGGGTGGCACTGGACCTCAGGGTCGGCGACGCCCCCGAGGTTCCGGCCGTCACCGGCCGCACCGCCTACCGGATCGTGCAGGAGGGCCTGACCAACGCCCGTAAGCACGCGCCGCGTGAGGAGGTCACCGTCACGGTCACCGGCGACCCCGGAGAGGGGCTCGCGGTGGAGGTGCGCAACGCAGCGCCGGCCCCCGGGGCCGGCACCGCCGTACCGGGCGCGGGGCAGGGCCTCCTCGGCCTGGCCGAACGCGCGGGCATCGCCGGCGGACGCCTGGAACACGGCCGCGACGAGGCGGACTTCCGGCTGCGCGCATGGCTGCCGTGGCCGGCGCGACGACCGGTAGGGTGA
- a CDS encoding MFS transporter — protein sequence MIDAKHRNTALLVAGCFFMENLDGTIVSTAAPRMGASLDVAPTAIGLVVTAYLVTLAVLIPLSGWLTARFGTRRVFLTAIAVFTLSSLGCALSTSLGELVALRIVQGAGGAMMVPVGRVMVVAGADKRDIPRIVSYVVWPGLVAPVLAPLLGGLITTYADWRWMFLINLPLGALAFAVARRLIAAAPAGAAVPPLDWWGVALASTGLGALTWTAHLLSEPGTPWVPVALAGGLAVTLLAASARHLLRTEAPLMDLRILKVPTFRASVSGGSVFWVVVAAVPFLLPLLFQEAFGWSAVKSGALVLCVFVGNIAVKPAANRLLDRFGFRPLLIAAGLGVTATTTACAFLTARTPLALIAAVAVVGGAARSLGLTCYQVIAFADVPAERMRHAGTLQATVQQAAAGLGVAAATVALRAGGPVGDALPDAGGATAYGVAFCLLAVLSLAAVAGALRLRPGAGDAVRRPARVEREETRERAGAR from the coding sequence ATGATCGACGCCAAGCACCGCAACACCGCGCTCCTGGTAGCGGGCTGCTTCTTCATGGAGAACCTGGACGGCACCATCGTGTCGACGGCGGCGCCCCGCATGGGCGCGTCCCTGGACGTCGCCCCCACCGCGATCGGCCTCGTCGTCACCGCCTATCTGGTGACCCTCGCCGTCCTCATACCGCTCAGCGGCTGGCTGACCGCCCGCTTCGGCACGCGCCGCGTCTTCCTCACCGCCATCGCCGTGTTCACCCTGTCCTCGCTGGGCTGCGCGCTGAGCACCAGCCTCGGCGAGCTGGTGGCCCTGCGGATCGTCCAGGGCGCGGGCGGCGCGATGATGGTGCCCGTCGGCCGGGTGATGGTGGTCGCCGGAGCCGACAAGAGGGACATTCCGCGGATCGTCTCCTACGTCGTCTGGCCCGGGCTCGTCGCCCCGGTGCTCGCGCCCCTCCTCGGCGGGCTCATCACCACCTACGCCGACTGGCGCTGGATGTTCCTGATCAACCTGCCCCTCGGCGCCCTGGCGTTCGCCGTGGCCCGGCGCCTGATCGCCGCCGCCCCGGCCGGCGCCGCCGTGCCGCCCCTGGACTGGTGGGGCGTCGCCCTCGCCTCCACCGGCCTCGGCGCCCTGACCTGGACGGCACACCTGCTCTCCGAGCCCGGCACGCCCTGGGTCCCGGTGGCCCTCGCGGGCGGCCTCGCGGTCACGCTGCTGGCCGCGTCGGCCCGGCATCTGCTGCGCACGGAAGCGCCGTTGATGGACCTGCGGATCCTGAAGGTGCCGACCTTCCGGGCCTCGGTGTCCGGCGGCTCGGTCTTCTGGGTCGTCGTGGCGGCCGTGCCGTTCCTGCTGCCGCTGCTGTTCCAGGAGGCATTCGGCTGGAGCGCGGTGAAGTCCGGCGCCCTCGTCCTGTGCGTCTTCGTCGGCAACATCGCCGTCAAGCCCGCCGCCAACCGGCTGCTCGACCGCTTCGGCTTCCGGCCCCTGCTGATCGCCGCGGGGCTCGGCGTGACCGCCACGACGACCGCCTGCGCGTTCCTCACCGCCCGTACGCCGCTGGCGCTGATCGCGGCCGTGGCGGTGGTCGGCGGCGCCGCCCGCTCCCTGGGGCTGACGTGCTATCAGGTCATCGCCTTCGCCGACGTACCGGCCGAGCGGATGCGGCACGCCGGCACCCTCCAGGCCACCGTCCAGCAGGCCGCGGCCGGTCTCGGTGTCGCCGCCGCCACGGTCGCGCTGCGCGCCGGCGGCCCGGTCGGCGACGCCCTGCCGGACGCCGGCGGCGCCACCGCCTACGGCGTCGCCTTCTGCCTGCTCGCCGTCCTGTCCCTCGCGGCGGTGGCCGGCGCCCTGCGGCTCCGGCCGGGCGCGGGTGACGCGGTGCGCCGGCCGGCGCGGGTCGAGCGGGAGGAGACGCGCGAACGGGCCGGGGCGCGGTAG
- a CDS encoding LysR family transcriptional regulator: MHLPDMNLLPALDALLREGSVTGAAARMSVSASAMSRTLGRLRRVLGDPLLVPAGRGLTLTPRALELRPRVEAALVGALAALQPVQPVDIASVERRFTLRTNDGLAVVLGPALAERVAMEAPGIQLRWLPEGDEDPADLRGAIDLDIGHLPDLPHDVRSRPLARHRHVAVCRAGAPHADEPLTVERFAALPHITVTRRGRFHSVVDERLAELGLRRRVLATVPTHITACFLALRSDVLALLAAPVAARAAEAMPLVVREIPLPLPSIATGMAWHVRVDADPAHRWLRDAVAQAESPGPEDTRPAPEAAGVR; encoded by the coding sequence ATGCACCTGCCGGACATGAACCTCCTGCCGGCGCTGGACGCCCTGCTGCGCGAGGGCAGCGTCACCGGGGCCGCCGCCCGGATGAGCGTGTCGGCCTCCGCGATGAGCCGGACCCTGGGCCGGCTCCGGCGTGTGCTGGGGGATCCGCTGCTGGTGCCCGCCGGGCGGGGTCTGACCCTCACCCCGCGGGCACTGGAGCTGCGGCCCCGGGTCGAGGCGGCGCTGGTGGGCGCGCTGGCCGCGCTCCAGCCGGTGCAGCCGGTCGACATCGCGTCCGTGGAGCGGCGGTTCACGCTCCGCACGAACGACGGGCTGGCCGTCGTCCTGGGGCCCGCGCTCGCCGAGCGCGTCGCCATGGAGGCCCCCGGCATCCAGTTGCGCTGGCTGCCCGAGGGCGACGAGGACCCGGCGGACCTGCGCGGCGCCATCGACCTCGACATCGGGCACCTGCCCGACCTGCCGCACGACGTGCGCAGCCGCCCCCTCGCCCGGCACCGCCACGTCGCCGTCTGCCGGGCCGGCGCGCCGCACGCCGACGAACCGCTGACCGTCGAACGCTTCGCCGCCCTGCCGCACATCACGGTCACCCGGCGGGGCCGGTTCCACAGCGTCGTCGACGAAAGGCTCGCGGAGCTGGGGCTGCGCCGCCGGGTGCTGGCGACCGTGCCGACGCACATCACCGCCTGCTTCCTCGCCCTGCGGTCCGACGTACTGGCCCTGCTGGCCGCTCCCGTGGCGGCCCGGGCCGCGGAGGCCATGCCGCTCGTCGTGCGGGAGATCCCGCTGCCGCTGCCGTCGATCGCCACGGGGATGGCGTGGCACGTGCGGGTCGACGCCGATCCCGCGCACCGGTGGCTGCGGGACGCGGTGGCGCAGGCGGAGTCCCCCGGGCCGGAGGACACCCGTCCGGCGCCGGAGGCGGCTGGGGTCCGCTAG
- a CDS encoding PLP-dependent aminotransferase family protein, with translation MHERSSVAELARILRNELDRYSPGEKLPSSRSLVDRFHASPVTVSRALACLAAEGLVVTRPGAGVFRSEPRHPLTRAGDTSWQQVALSAEAGEEAVPRSVDASGIVVTLVEPPPGVVELKGGYLSPALQPERALAAALGRAGRRPGAWGRPPVEGVGELRAWFAREIGGPAGTVAPSDVLITAGGQSALTAALRALAPPGAPVLVESPTYPGMLAAARAFGLRPVPVPTDARGVRPDLLRRAFQASGARVFVCQPLFQNPTGAVLADERRAEVLHAAREAGAFVIEDDFARRLAHEDAPPLPPTLVADDPDGIVVHACSLTKFTSPSMRVGALAARGPVLERLRAIQIVDSFFVPRPLQEAALELVGSPAWTRHRRTVAAELRVRREALMTALTRELPELVVESVPPGGFHVWARLPDGMDEDALTAAALRAGVAVTTGRPYYAAEPPAAHLRLGFASAAGAGELVDGVRRLRAAWDEVSG, from the coding sequence ATGCACGAGCGTAGCAGCGTTGCTGAACTGGCCAGGATTCTGCGGAACGAACTGGACCGCTACTCTCCGGGTGAGAAGCTGCCGTCCAGTCGGTCGCTCGTCGACCGCTTCCACGCCAGCCCCGTCACGGTCTCCCGGGCCCTGGCTTGCCTCGCCGCCGAGGGGCTGGTCGTCACCCGCCCCGGAGCGGGGGTCTTCCGGTCCGAGCCGCGCCACCCGTTGACCAGGGCGGGCGACACCTCCTGGCAGCAGGTCGCGCTCAGCGCCGAGGCGGGCGAGGAGGCCGTGCCCCGCTCCGTGGACGCCTCCGGCATCGTCGTCACCCTCGTCGAGCCGCCCCCGGGCGTCGTCGAGCTCAAGGGCGGCTACCTCAGCCCGGCCCTCCAGCCCGAGCGCGCCCTGGCGGCGGCCCTGGGCCGGGCCGGCCGGCGGCCCGGCGCCTGGGGCCGGCCGCCCGTCGAGGGCGTGGGCGAGCTGCGGGCCTGGTTCGCCCGGGAGATCGGCGGCCCGGCCGGCACCGTCGCCCCCTCCGACGTCCTGATCACGGCGGGCGGCCAGAGCGCCCTGACGGCCGCCCTGCGCGCCCTCGCCCCGCCCGGCGCCCCCGTCCTCGTCGAGTCGCCCACCTACCCCGGCATGCTCGCCGCCGCCCGCGCCTTCGGGCTGCGGCCCGTGCCCGTGCCCACTGACGCCCGGGGCGTGCGGCCCGACCTGCTGCGGCGGGCGTTCCAGGCCAGCGGAGCCCGGGTCTTCGTCTGCCAGCCGCTCTTCCAGAACCCCACCGGCGCGGTCCTGGCCGACGAGCGCCGGGCCGAGGTGCTGCACGCCGCTCGCGAGGCCGGGGCCTTCGTCATCGAGGACGACTTCGCACGCCGACTGGCCCACGAGGACGCCCCGCCGCTGCCGCCCACCCTCGTCGCCGACGACCCGGACGGGATCGTCGTCCACGCCTGCTCGCTGACCAAGTTCACCTCGCCCAGCATGCGGGTCGGCGCCCTGGCCGCGCGGGGCCCGGTCCTGGAACGGCTGCGCGCCATCCAGATCGTCGACAGCTTCTTCGTGCCCCGCCCGCTCCAGGAGGCCGCCCTGGAACTCGTCGGCTCTCCCGCCTGGACCCGCCACCGGCGCACGGTCGCCGCGGAGCTGCGGGTGCGCCGCGAGGCGCTGATGACCGCCCTGACCCGCGAACTCCCGGAGCTCGTGGTGGAGTCCGTGCCGCCGGGCGGCTTCCACGTGTGGGCCCGGCTGCCGGACGGCATGGACGAGGACGCGCTCACGGCCGCCGCGCTGCGCGCCGGCGTGGCCGTCACCACCGGCCGCCCGTACTACGCCGCCGAGCCGCCCGCCGCCCACCTGCGACTCGGCTTCGCCTCGGCCGCGGGAGCGGGCGAACTGGTGGACGGCGTGCGCCGGCTGCGCGCCGCGTGGGACGAGGTGTCCGGCTAG
- a CDS encoding DMT family transporter, with product MRLKDSATERSAIAVSTAATAPASPSGHGRAGSGGSLLAALGVAAFSLTFPATAWALEGFGAWSVTTCRLVLAGLLAGVCLLAGRVPRPVRGQWGPLLVVAGGTVIGFPLLTTLALRTSTTSHAAVVVGLLPLTTAAYAAVRTGARHSRTFWVAALAGAVVVVGFALWQSGGAPNAGDGCLFAALLVCAAGYSEGGRLAREMPGWQVVGWALVLCLPVAAAGAAVALTAEPVHLTGHAVAGVLWLAVGSQFLGMWVWYRGMAAVGVARASQMQLAQPLLTLFWSVVLLGEALSPAAPVAAVAVLVCIGVTQRARS from the coding sequence ATGAGACTGAAAGATAGCGCTACTGAACGTTCTGCGATAGCGGTCAGCACCGCCGCCACCGCCCCGGCCTCTCCCTCCGGCCACGGTCGTGCCGGGTCGGGCGGCTCGCTCCTGGCCGCCCTCGGCGTCGCCGCCTTCTCGCTGACCTTCCCCGCGACCGCCTGGGCCCTCGAAGGGTTCGGCGCGTGGTCGGTCACCACCTGCCGCCTGGTGCTGGCGGGACTGCTCGCCGGGGTCTGTCTCCTCGCCGGCCGGGTGCCCCGCCCGGTGCGCGGCCAGTGGGGCCCTCTGCTCGTCGTGGCCGGCGGCACCGTGATCGGCTTCCCGCTCCTCACCACCCTCGCGCTACGGACCTCCACGACCTCGCACGCGGCCGTGGTGGTGGGCCTGCTGCCGCTGACCACGGCCGCCTACGCGGCCGTACGCACGGGCGCCCGGCACTCGCGCACGTTCTGGGTGGCCGCGCTGGCCGGGGCGGTCGTGGTGGTGGGCTTCGCGCTGTGGCAGAGCGGCGGGGCACCGAACGCCGGCGACGGCTGCCTCTTCGCCGCCCTGCTCGTGTGCGCGGCGGGCTACTCCGAGGGCGGGCGGCTCGCCCGCGAGATGCCGGGCTGGCAGGTCGTCGGCTGGGCCCTGGTGCTGTGCCTGCCGGTGGCCGCGGCAGGAGCGGCGGTCGCGCTGACGGCCGAGCCCGTGCACCTGACCGGCCACGCCGTGGCCGGCGTGCTCTGGCTGGCGGTCGGCTCGCAGTTCCTGGGCATGTGGGTGTGGTACCGGGGCATGGCCGCCGTCGGCGTCGCCCGGGCCAGCCAGATGCAGCTCGCCCAGCCTCTGCTCACCCTCTTCTGGTCGGTGGTGCTGCTGGGCGAGGCGCTGTCGCCCGCGGCGCCGGTGGCGGCGGTGGCCGTGCTCGTCTGCATCGGGGTCACCCAGCGGGCGCGTTCCTGA